The following proteins are encoded in a genomic region of Rattus rattus isolate New Zealand chromosome 2, Rrattus_CSIRO_v1, whole genome shotgun sequence:
- the LOC116893979 gene encoding fMet-Leu-Phe receptor, whose protein sequence is MDTNMSAVNFTNMSGSTQSVSAGYIVVDIFSYLIFALTFVLGVLGNGLVIWVAGFRMQRTVTTISYLNLAIADFCFTSTLPFYIVSLVMGGIWPFGWFMCKFIYTVIDINLFGSVFLIALIALDRCVCVLHPVWAQNHRTVTLAKKVIIVPWICAFLLTLPVIIRVTTVPNRLGPGKTACALDFSPWTKDRAEKAKVAITMYTVRGIIRFILGFSTPMSIVAICYGLIATKIHRQGLIKSSRPLRVLSFVVAAFFLCWCPFQVVGLIHTIQIREHLRNIPQSTLIAIKITSSLAFFNSCLNPMLYVFMGQDFRQRLIHSLPASLERALSEDSAQTSDTGTNLGANSIPENPANAI, encoded by the coding sequence ATGGACACCAACATGTCTGCAGTGAACTTCACGAATATGTCTGGGAGTACTCAGTCAGTATCTGCTGGCTACATTGTTGTGGATATCTTCTCATATTTGATCTTTGCACTCACCTTTGTGCTTGGAGTCCTGGGCAATGGGCTCGTGATCTGGGTGGCCGGTTTCCGCATGCAACGCACTGTCACCACCATCTCTTACTTGAACTTGGCCATTGCTGACTTTTGCTTCACCTCCACTTTGCCATTTTACATCGTCAGCCTGGTCATGGGAGGAATATGGCCATTTGGTTGGTTCATGTGCAAGTTCATATATACTGTAATAGACATAAACCTATTTGGAAGTGTCTTTCTGATTGCCCTCATAGCATTGGATCGCTGTGTTTGTGTCCTGCATCCAGTCTGGGCTCAGAACCACCGCACTGTGACCCTGGCCAAGAAGGTAATCATTGTACCCTGGATTTGTGCATTTCTCCTTACTTTGCCAGTTATCATTCGTGTGACCACAGTCCCTAATAGACTTGGACCAGGGAAAACAGCCTGTGCTTTAGACTTCTCACCCTGGACCAAAGATCGTGCAGAAAAGGCTAAAGTAGCCATCACCATGTATACTGTCAGAGGAATAATCAGGTTCATCCTGGGGTTCAGCACTCCCATGTCCATTGTAGCTATTTGTTATGGGTTAATAGCCACTAAAATCCACAGGCAAGGTCTTATCAAATCCAGCCGTCCCTTGCGAGTTCTCTCTTTTGTTGTGGCTGCCTTTTTCCTCTGCTGGTGCCCATTTCAAGTAGTGGGCCTCATACACACAATCCAAATCCGTGAACACTTGAGGAACATACCTCAAAGCACTCTAATTGCTATTAAAATCACAAGCTCTTTGGCTTTCTTCAATAGCTGCCTCAACCCAATGCTTTACGTCTTCATGGGCCAGGACTTCAGACAAAGACTAATCCACTCCCTACCTGCCAGTCTAGAGAGGGCCCTGAGTGAGGACTCAGCTCAAACCAGTGACACAGGCACCAACTTGGGAGCCAACTCTATTCCTGAAAACCCAGCAAATGCAATATAA